One genomic window of Gemmatimonadales bacterium includes the following:
- a CDS encoding FAD-binding oxidoreductase gives MRAPPGFRGEFRTDDVARALYAEGAGIFRIMPQAVAVPSGTGDLVTLVRWAGSERLSLVPRGAGSGMPGGNIGPGVVVDLTPGFRAPPVIDAQARTARCGASITYQALNAAAAGHGLRLPPDPSSGAFCTLGGMVATNAAGAHSVKYGAMRRWVRALEFVTADGETGATDGPGFGDARGAPAPPTTAAEQRFLRAVAGRLRERAADLASAVPHTTKNSAGYALDAYAASGRTADLLTGSEGTLAIVTAVEVALAPLPEDRSTLLVTLRSLDDVGPAVLALRPHGPSAIELLDRTYLDFVRGAVQRRVPDGTEAVLLVEFEGDGRGAAGAVRGLAETTELADDVASVSRLWELRHLASPILASLPNNLRSLQLVEDGCVPVAVLGRYIRALREAAATFGFEIVIFGHAGDGHLHANVLANVSAPDFAARLFGCLEAVTGAQLSLGGTPSGEHGDGRLRAAFLAPTFGEAYADLCRRTKEAWDPAGILNPGVKLPAPDARLDASMLKVGAGAPPIPAAIAACLREVERSAGWGAFRLSLAPAPSAA, from the coding sequence GTGCGCGCCCCCCCCGGCTTCCGCGGCGAGTTCCGCACGGACGACGTCGCCCGCGCCCTGTACGCCGAGGGCGCGGGCATTTTCCGCATCATGCCGCAGGCCGTGGCGGTTCCTTCGGGAACGGGCGATCTGGTGACCCTGGTTCGCTGGGCGGGGAGCGAGCGTCTGTCTCTGGTCCCGCGCGGGGCCGGCAGCGGGATGCCGGGCGGGAACATCGGTCCGGGGGTCGTGGTGGATCTGACGCCGGGCTTCCGCGCGCCGCCCGTGATCGATGCGCAGGCGCGGACCGCCCGTTGCGGGGCATCCATCACCTACCAGGCGCTGAACGCCGCGGCGGCCGGACACGGGCTCAGGCTCCCACCCGATCCGTCGAGCGGAGCGTTCTGCACCCTGGGCGGCATGGTCGCGACCAACGCGGCGGGCGCCCACAGCGTCAAGTACGGGGCGATGCGGCGCTGGGTTCGCGCGCTGGAGTTCGTGACGGCCGACGGCGAGACCGGCGCCACGGACGGACCCGGCTTCGGGGACGCGCGCGGCGCTCCGGCGCCGCCAACGACGGCAGCCGAGCAGCGGTTCCTGCGCGCGGTCGCAGGACGCCTCCGCGAGCGCGCTGCGGACCTGGCCAGCGCCGTGCCGCATACGACCAAGAACTCGGCTGGCTACGCGCTCGACGCGTACGCGGCCAGCGGGCGCACGGCCGATCTGCTGACCGGCAGCGAGGGCACGCTGGCCATCGTCACCGCCGTCGAGGTCGCGCTCGCCCCGCTGCCGGAGGACCGCTCCACGCTGCTGGTGACGCTGCGCTCGCTGGACGATGTCGGGCCCGCCGTGCTCGCCCTCCGGCCCCACGGCCCCTCGGCGATCGAGCTGCTGGACCGCACCTACCTCGACTTCGTCCGGGGGGCGGTTCAACGCCGGGTGCCGGACGGCACGGAGGCGGTGCTCCTGGTCGAGTTCGAGGGGGATGGTCGCGGCGCGGCGGGTGCCGTCCGCGGCCTGGCCGAGACGACCGAGCTGGCCGACGACGTCGCGTCGGTGAGCCGGCTGTGGGAGCTGCGCCACCTCGCCAGCCCGATTCTCGCGTCGCTGCCCAACAACCTGCGGTCGCTGCAACTGGTCGAGGACGGCTGCGTGCCGGTCGCCGTCCTCGGCCGGTACATCCGCGCGCTGCGGGAGGCGGCGGCCACCTTCGGCTTCGAGATCGTGATCTTCGGACACGCGGGGGACGGGCATCTCCACGCCAACGTCCTGGCGAACGTCTCCGCGCCCGACTTCGCCGCACGGCTGTTCGGCTGCCTGGAGGCGGTGACCGGAGCCCAGCTGTCGCTCGGAGGCACGCCCTCGGGCGAGCACGGCGACGGACGGTTGCGCGCGGCGTTCCTCGCGCCGACGTTCGGCGAGGCCTACGCGGACCTGTGCCGCCGCACCAAGGAGGCCTGGGACCCGGCGGGGATCCTGAACCCGGGGGTGAAGCTGCCCGCGCCGGACGCGAGACTCGACGCGTCGATGCTCAAGGTGGGCGCCGGCGCGCCGCCGATTCCCGCCGCGATCGCCGCCTGCCTTCGCGAGGTCGAGCGCTCGGCGGGGTGGGGCGCGTTCCGTCTGTCCCTGGCCCCCGCGCCGTCGGCCGCGTGA
- a CDS encoding DUF116 domain-containing protein — protein sequence MDRRLGHEWDEWDGQPLPDGGNFTSPPRRFFGYAALTLGLVAAAAYAAAYLLGPRLATLWEPLPRVVLLAVSAVTVLSWVWFGLLLASFYGPALLLPERLAERGPFLALMRWTSRVARQFGVRDWVEHAAVEAFNGLAARRGRKVGKGELLVLVPRCLAKDALDGILEVAGRYEVPVFVATRGQLARRAIRERRPRAVVAVACERDMVSGIHDVAAKIPVLGLTMRLPSGPCKDAAVDVGKFETWVKSLVDGA from the coding sequence GTGGATCGCCGCCTTGGTCACGAGTGGGACGAGTGGGATGGGCAGCCCCTCCCGGACGGAGGCAACTTCACCAGTCCCCCGCGGCGGTTCTTCGGCTACGCGGCGCTGACCCTCGGGCTCGTGGCCGCCGCGGCCTACGCGGCGGCGTACCTGCTCGGCCCCCGCCTCGCCACGCTGTGGGAGCCGCTGCCGCGCGTCGTGCTGCTCGCCGTGTCGGCCGTCACCGTGCTCTCGTGGGTGTGGTTCGGCCTGCTCCTCGCCTCCTTCTACGGACCGGCGCTCCTCCTGCCGGAGCGACTGGCGGAGCGGGGGCCGTTCCTGGCGCTGATGCGCTGGACGTCGCGGGTGGCGCGCCAGTTCGGGGTGCGGGACTGGGTGGAGCACGCGGCCGTCGAGGCCTTCAACGGCCTCGCGGCGCGGCGTGGGCGGAAGGTGGGCAAGGGCGAGTTGCTGGTGCTCGTGCCGCGGTGCCTCGCCAAGGACGCGCTGGACGGGATCCTGGAGGTGGCGGGGCGCTACGAGGTACCGGTGTTCGTGGCGACGCGCGGCCAACTGGCCCGGCGCGCGATCCGCGAGCGGCGGCCGCGCGCCGTGGTCGCGGTGGCCTGCGAGCGCGACATGGTGAGCGGCATCCACGACGTCGCGGCGAAGATACCGGTCCTCGGCCTGACGATGCGGCTGCCCTCGGGGCCGTGCAAGGACGCGGCGGTCGACGTCGGGAAGTTCGAGACCTGGGTGAAGAGCCTCGTAGACGGCGCCTAG
- a CDS encoding DUF2231 domain-containing protein, translating into MFLGYDVPRLHAALNDLPPALLPLSVLFDLLGIAFKRESLKAAAFWTLVFGVLGTGAAVISGLLAEDVVQHSEQAHEIMETHETLALVVLAIFGVLALWRILRRGVWREKEQPVALTAGVIGVAILLYAASLGGKLVFDHGLGIGTERLEQIATERGGHEHHEHAASPAAAMPMPAPADTTRPGTARPRADAAKH; encoded by the coding sequence ATGTTCCTAGGCTATGACGTCCCACGGCTGCACGCCGCGCTCAACGACCTGCCGCCGGCGCTGCTGCCGCTCTCGGTGCTGTTCGACCTGCTGGGCATCGCCTTCAAGCGCGAGTCGCTCAAGGCGGCGGCGTTCTGGACGCTGGTGTTCGGCGTGCTCGGCACCGGCGCCGCGGTCATCTCCGGCCTGCTGGCCGAAGACGTGGTCCAGCACAGCGAGCAGGCGCACGAGATCATGGAGACGCACGAGACGCTCGCCCTCGTCGTGCTGGCGATTTTCGGGGTCCTCGCCCTGTGGCGGATTCTCCGGCGCGGCGTGTGGCGCGAGAAGGAGCAGCCGGTCGCTCTGACGGCCGGCGTGATCGGCGTCGCCATCCTGCTCTATGCGGCGTCCCTGGGCGGAAAGCTCGTCTTCGATCACGGCCTGGGCATCGGCACCGAGCGGCTGGAGCAGATTGCCACCGAGCGGGGCGGACACGAGCACCACGAGCACGCGGCGTCGCCCGCCGCCGCCATGCCCATGCCGGCGCCGGCGGACACCACGAGGCCGGGCACGGCCAGGCCCCGTGCCGACGCCGCCAAGCACTGA
- a CDS encoding 3-hydroxybutyryl-CoA dehydrogenase: MTDIATVGVLGCGLMGSGIAQTAAAAGFPTVVREISDALIDKGKGAIAGSLNKLVEKGKLETSARDGTLGRLRFTTRVADLKDADIVIEAVTEDLDAKNALWKELDGLCRPATLFASNTSSLTIAAMAATTRRPDRFVGLHFFNPVPVMKLVEVVRTVTTSAETFDRAFAFAAKLGKEPIAAKDNSGFVVNLLLVPYLLDAIRALEHGVASVTDIDKAMQLGCGYPMGPFVLLDFVGLDTTYKIAEIMFTEYREQRYAPPPLLRRMVLAGYYGKKSGRGFYDYKTTPPTPSTLGL, from the coding sequence ATGACCGACATCGCCACCGTCGGCGTCCTCGGCTGCGGTCTGATGGGCAGCGGCATCGCCCAGACCGCGGCCGCCGCCGGTTTCCCCACCGTGGTCCGCGAGATCAGCGACGCGCTGATCGACAAGGGCAAGGGCGCCATCGCCGGCTCCCTCAACAAGCTCGTCGAGAAGGGGAAGCTCGAGACTTCCGCGCGCGACGGCACGCTCGGGCGGCTGCGCTTCACGACTCGGGTCGCCGATCTCAAGGACGCGGACATCGTCATCGAGGCCGTCACCGAAGACCTGGACGCCAAGAACGCGCTGTGGAAGGAGCTGGACGGCCTGTGCCGGCCGGCGACCCTGTTCGCCTCCAACACCTCCAGCCTGACCATCGCGGCGATGGCCGCCACGACACGGCGCCCGGACCGCTTCGTCGGCCTGCACTTCTTCAACCCGGTGCCGGTGATGAAGCTGGTCGAAGTCGTCCGCACCGTCACCACGTCGGCCGAGACCTTCGATCGCGCCTTCGCCTTCGCCGCGAAGCTGGGCAAGGAGCCGATCGCCGCCAAGGACAACTCGGGCTTCGTCGTGAACCTGCTGCTGGTGCCCTACCTCCTCGACGCCATCCGCGCCCTGGAGCACGGGGTGGCCAGCGTGACCGACATCGACAAGGCGATGCAGCTCGGCTGCGGCTACCCGATGGGCCCGTTCGTCCTGCTCGACTTCGTGGGCCTCGACACGACCTACAAGATCGCGGAGATCATGTTCACCGAGTACCGCGAACAGCGCTACGCACCGCCGCCGCTCCTCCGGCGGATGGTGCTGGCGGGGTACTACGGGAAGAAATCGGGCCGCGGGTTCTACGACTACAAGACCACGCCGCCCACTCCATCCACCCTGGGGCTGTGA
- a CDS encoding slipin family protein has protein sequence MDALAVVAVVAALYALSSLRIIKQYERAVAFFLGRYWNTKGPGLVFLPSMIAHMHRVSLRIVALDIPPQDVITRDNISLKVNAVLYMKVKDPAAAIIGIENYLYATSQLAQTTLRSVCGQHQLDELLSEREKINETLKAIIDARTVEWGIEVSAVEVKDVDLPVEMKRAMARQAEAERERRAKVINAEGELQASEKLAAAAHIIGAEPAAITLRFLQTVSEIASEKNSTTFFPLPIDLLKPFLGAYRQSEPAAPPPALASAAAPAALAGASPGTALPPAAQREAAERRG, from the coding sequence GTGGACGCTCTCGCAGTCGTCGCGGTTGTGGCGGCGCTCTATGCGCTCTCCAGCCTCCGGATCATCAAGCAGTACGAACGCGCCGTGGCGTTCTTCCTGGGCCGCTACTGGAACACCAAGGGGCCCGGGCTCGTGTTCCTGCCGAGCATGATCGCGCACATGCACCGGGTGTCGCTGCGGATCGTCGCGCTGGACATCCCGCCGCAGGACGTGATCACCCGCGACAACATCTCGCTAAAGGTCAACGCGGTGCTGTACATGAAGGTGAAGGACCCGGCCGCAGCGATCATCGGGATCGAGAACTATCTGTACGCGACGAGCCAGCTCGCCCAGACCACGCTGCGGAGCGTGTGCGGCCAGCACCAGCTCGACGAGCTGCTGAGCGAGCGGGAGAAGATCAACGAGACGCTGAAGGCCATCATCGATGCGCGCACCGTCGAATGGGGCATCGAGGTCTCGGCGGTCGAGGTGAAGGACGTGGACCTCCCGGTCGAAATGAAGCGCGCGATGGCGCGGCAGGCCGAGGCCGAGCGCGAGCGGCGGGCCAAGGTCATCAACGCCGAAGGCGAGCTGCAGGCGTCCGAGAAGCTGGCGGCGGCCGCGCATATCATCGGCGCGGAGCCGGCGGCGATCACGCTGCGCTTCCTCCAGACGGTCTCCGAGATCGCCTCGGAGAAGAACTCGACCACGTTCTTCCCGCTGCCGATCGACCTGCTGAAGCCGTTTCTCGGGGCGTACCGGCAGTCGGAGCCGGCGGCGCCACCGCCCGCGCTGGCGAGTGCCGCGGCGCCGGCGGCCCTGGCGGGCGCGTCGCCCGGCACCGCCTTGCCGCCGGCGGCGCAGCGCGAGGCCGCCGAGCGGCGGGGGTAG
- a CDS encoding acetyl-CoA C-acetyltransferase, giving the protein MKTQGKDRDVVFLSGVRTPFGTFGGTLRDHTAIDLAATAARCAVERSGLAPADFDHVVFGNALQTSPDAIYFARHVGLKAGLPIEVPALTVNRLCGSGFEAIVQAAQQILLDESKVVLAGGGESMSQAPHVIRGARWGLRLGPPAPLEDLLWESLTDPQCGFSMAQTAENLAEKYRLTRREVDEFALRSQQLAKQGWDRGAFADEIVAVQVKDPKTRQMVPFASDEHMRPSTTLEGLAKLAPYFKKDGLVTAGNASGICDGAAACVVASEDLVRAKALKPLGRLVGWAVAGVEPKYMGLGPAPAIRKLLHKTGTNLEQVDLIEVNEAFAPQYVAVEKELGLPREKVNVHGGAIAIGHPLAASGTRITIHLLHALRKSGGRFGIGSACIGGGQGAAVMVEAFTK; this is encoded by the coding sequence ATGAAGACGCAGGGCAAGGACAGGGACGTGGTCTTCCTGAGCGGCGTGCGGACGCCGTTCGGGACGTTCGGCGGGACCCTCAGGGATCACACGGCCATCGACCTCGCGGCCACCGCGGCACGCTGCGCCGTGGAGCGCTCGGGCCTCGCACCCGCCGACTTCGACCACGTCGTGTTCGGCAACGCGCTTCAGACGTCGCCGGACGCCATCTATTTCGCCCGGCACGTGGGCCTCAAGGCGGGCCTGCCGATCGAGGTGCCCGCGCTGACGGTGAACCGGTTGTGCGGCTCGGGCTTCGAGGCCATCGTGCAGGCCGCCCAGCAGATCCTGCTCGACGAATCGAAGGTCGTCCTCGCCGGCGGCGGGGAATCGATGAGCCAGGCGCCCCACGTGATCCGCGGGGCGCGGTGGGGCTTGAGGCTCGGCCCGCCGGCCCCGCTCGAGGACCTGCTGTGGGAGTCGCTCACCGATCCCCAGTGCGGCTTCTCGATGGCCCAGACCGCGGAGAACCTCGCGGAGAAGTACCGGCTCACCCGCCGCGAGGTGGACGAGTTCGCGCTGCGCTCCCAGCAGCTCGCGAAGCAGGGCTGGGACCGGGGTGCCTTCGCGGACGAGATCGTCGCGGTCCAGGTCAAGGACCCCAAGACCCGCCAGATGGTGCCGTTCGCCTCCGACGAGCACATGCGGCCGAGCACCACGCTCGAGGGGCTGGCCAAGCTGGCCCCGTACTTCAAGAAGGACGGCCTGGTCACCGCGGGCAACGCGAGCGGTATCTGCGACGGGGCGGCGGCCTGCGTCGTGGCGTCGGAAGACCTGGTCAGGGCGAAGGCCCTGAAGCCGCTGGGCCGTCTGGTGGGATGGGCGGTCGCCGGCGTCGAGCCGAAATACATGGGGCTGGGCCCTGCGCCCGCGATCCGCAAGCTGCTTCACAAGACGGGAACGAACCTCGAGCAGGTGGATCTGATCGAGGTGAACGAAGCGTTCGCGCCGCAGTACGTGGCGGTGGAGAAGGAGCTGGGCCTGCCGCGCGAGAAGGTGAACGTGCACGGCGGCGCCATCGCCATCGGGCACCCGCTCGCCGCCTCCGGAACGAGAATCACCATTCACCTCCTCCATGCGCTGCGGAAGAGCGGCGGCAGGTTCGGGATCGGCAGCGCCTGCATCGGCGGCGGCCAGGGTGCCGCCGTGATGGTGGAAGCCTTCACCAAGTAG
- a CDS encoding isocitrate/isopropylmalate dehydrogenase family protein, which yields MRRHPVAVIAGDGIGPEVVGAALAVLGAASRRFGFGLDVEQLPYSADHYLATRETIPDAAVDHLRNDVDAIFVGALGDPRVPGNEHARDILLGLRFRLDLYVNLRPVTLLHPSLCPLRDLPSGAPRAIDFAIFRENTEGIYVGAGGGLRTGTPDEVQLAEEVHTRKGVERIIRAAFEWAKANGRTRVTMSDKSNAVPAHRLWGRVFAEVGAEYPGIEREHRYVDALAMELVREPERFQAIVTQNLFGDILSDLAAQLVGGLGISPSANLHPGRAGLFEPVHGSAPPMAGKNVANPFAAILTGAMMVRELRYPEAATALEDAVRAAVAAGMTTPDLGGTAGTREVTRWIAERVAH from the coding sequence GTGAGGCGGCACCCGGTCGCGGTCATCGCCGGCGACGGGATCGGCCCCGAGGTGGTCGGCGCGGCCCTCGCCGTGCTGGGCGCCGCCTCCCGCCGCTTCGGGTTCGGGCTCGACGTCGAGCAGCTCCCGTACTCGGCCGACCACTACCTGGCGACCCGGGAAACGATTCCCGATGCCGCCGTCGACCACCTCCGCAACGACGTGGACGCGATCTTCGTCGGCGCCCTGGGCGATCCCCGGGTTCCGGGCAACGAGCACGCGCGCGACATCCTCCTCGGGCTCCGGTTCCGGCTCGACCTCTACGTCAACCTCCGGCCGGTCACGCTGCTCCACCCGTCGTTGTGCCCGCTCCGCGACCTGCCTTCCGGCGCCCCGCGCGCGATCGACTTCGCGATCTTCCGGGAGAACACCGAGGGCATTTACGTCGGGGCGGGCGGCGGGCTCCGAACCGGGACGCCGGACGAGGTGCAGCTCGCGGAGGAGGTGCATACCCGCAAGGGGGTCGAGCGGATCATCCGCGCGGCGTTCGAGTGGGCCAAGGCGAACGGCCGGACCCGGGTGACGATGTCGGACAAGTCCAACGCCGTGCCCGCGCACCGGTTGTGGGGACGGGTGTTCGCCGAGGTCGGTGCCGAGTACCCCGGGATCGAGCGCGAGCACCGCTACGTGGACGCCCTGGCCATGGAGCTGGTGCGGGAGCCGGAGCGGTTCCAGGCGATCGTCACCCAGAACCTGTTCGGCGACATCCTCTCGGACCTCGCGGCCCAGCTGGTCGGAGGCCTGGGCATATCCCCCTCGGCGAACCTCCACCCCGGCCGTGCCGGCCTGTTCGAGCCGGTCCACGGCTCGGCGCCGCCGATGGCTGGCAAGAACGTCGCCAATCCGTTCGCCGCAATCCTGACGGGCGCGATGATGGTGCGCGAGCTGCGATACCCGGAGGCGGCGACCGCGCTCGAGGATGCGGTCCGCGCCGCCGTGGCGGCGGGCATGACCACGCCGGATCTCGGCGGCACCGCGGGGACGCGGGAGGTCACCCGGTGGATCGCGGAGCGCGTCGCGCACTGA
- a CDS encoding zinc ribbon domain-containing protein: MPAPSPSSPDELDRLFRRLILNLADLDPSRINGPVDVNELYQSLIPYRTHRAALAIDSHEDYEMTLLRLLAGERGYAFVEPEEARAALAGEAAGVNPDTGAYRLHGNARVTFDADHVREVLAGAESAAVPRATPPAPPLRAEPRGDAAPWFPEPPDESPDLPRPDAEADQADLPFALDDAAADRGVSPRAGSAPCAYCGGELPVGRAVIFCPHCGQNVGVVHCPSCGAELDVGWRFCITCGRQMSGLA, from the coding sequence TTGCCCGCGCCTTCTCCATCTTCTCCCGACGAGCTGGACCGACTGTTCCGCCGGCTCATTTTGAACCTCGCCGACCTCGATCCCTCGCGCATCAACGGGCCGGTTGACGTCAACGAGCTGTACCAGAGTCTCATACCCTACCGAACCCACCGCGCGGCGTTGGCGATCGACTCGCACGAGGACTACGAAATGACGTTGCTGCGGCTTCTCGCCGGCGAGCGCGGCTACGCCTTCGTGGAACCGGAGGAAGCGCGGGCGGCGCTGGCAGGGGAGGCGGCCGGGGTCAACCCGGACACCGGTGCGTACCGGCTGCACGGGAACGCGCGGGTGACGTTCGACGCCGACCACGTGCGCGAGGTGCTCGCCGGTGCCGAGAGCGCGGCCGTCCCGCGGGCGACGCCGCCGGCTCCGCCGCTGCGCGCCGAGCCGCGGGGCGACGCGGCTCCGTGGTTCCCTGAGCCGCCGGACGAGAGCCCGGACCTCCCCCGGCCCGACGCCGAGGCCGACCAAGCCGACCTGCCCTTTGCCCTGGACGACGCCGCGGCCGACCGAGGCGTCTCGCCCCGGGCGGGCAGCGCGCCCTGCGCCTACTGCGGCGGCGAGCTTCCGGTGGGCCGCGCCGTCATCTTCTGCCCGCACTGCGGCCAGAACGTCGGTGTCGTGCACTGCCCGTCCTGCGGCGCCGAGTTGGATGTGGGGTGGCGGTTCTGCATCACCTGCGGGCGGCAGATGTCCGGCCTGGCGTGA
- a CDS encoding plastocyanin/azurin family copper-binding protein, with translation MRATTVIAAVCTLAATSPLRAQSLLYRSPNLSGDWVVDPGVVQFNFLHRFNVSPGPARFFTNFPTFTFATGLGRGLGVAYRFATRAQEVPGGSSNNESELLVRWRFLGGPEGGEGFAAAITPAYNFKAGSVDGELAADYTRGPVTVQGAVRELGQAFGASRAQTALAGGLVVRLSQYFAVSGDYAKLLGGDTLATWSAGIQVQIPGSQHTFALEVSNVASNTLQGSSRGLNQFGTVKRLYGFEFTIPLHLSRFKAWFHPGGGLETGANGPAAASVVVAALHFGSDTVRVAAGQIVRWINRDPLDHSVTFEVDGPASGPIPAKGSYAVRFDRPGTYPYHCTPHPFMKGVVIVQ, from the coding sequence ATGCGCGCCACCACCGTGATCGCCGCCGTCTGCACGCTCGCCGCCACCTCGCCGCTGCGGGCGCAATCGCTGCTCTATCGCTCGCCCAACCTGAGCGGCGACTGGGTGGTCGACCCCGGCGTGGTCCAGTTCAACTTCCTCCACCGCTTCAACGTGAGCCCGGGGCCGGCGCGCTTCTTCACCAACTTCCCGACCTTCACGTTCGCGACGGGGTTGGGACGGGGCCTCGGCGTCGCCTACCGGTTCGCCACCCGGGCCCAGGAAGTTCCGGGCGGCTCCTCGAACAACGAGTCGGAGCTGCTGGTGCGCTGGCGTTTCCTCGGCGGGCCCGAGGGCGGCGAGGGGTTCGCCGCCGCGATTACCCCGGCCTACAACTTCAAAGCCGGCAGCGTGGACGGCGAGCTGGCCGCCGACTACACGAGAGGCCCGGTCACGGTGCAGGGTGCAGTGCGGGAGCTCGGCCAGGCCTTCGGCGCGTCACGGGCCCAGACCGCTCTCGCCGGTGGGCTCGTCGTGCGCCTGAGCCAGTACTTCGCGGTGTCGGGCGACTACGCGAAGCTCCTGGGCGGGGACACGCTGGCCACCTGGAGCGCCGGCATCCAGGTGCAGATCCCCGGATCGCAGCATACGTTCGCGCTGGAAGTCAGCAACGTCGCGAGCAACACGCTGCAGGGCAGCTCGCGCGGCCTGAACCAGTTCGGCACCGTGAAGCGGCTGTACGGCTTCGAGTTCACCATCCCGCTCCATTTGAGCCGCTTCAAGGCGTGGTTCCATCCGGGCGGCGGCTTGGAGACGGGCGCGAACGGACCGGCGGCCGCGAGCGTCGTAGTCGCCGCGCTGCACTTCGGGAGCGACACCGTGCGAGTCGCGGCGGGCCAGATCGTGCGCTGGATCAACCGGGATCCCCTGGACCACAGCGTGACGTTCGAGGTGGACGGCCCTGCCTCGGGGCCCATCCCCGCCAAGGGGAGCTATGCGGTGAGGTTCGACCGGCCCGGCACGTACCCGTACCACTGCACGCCCCACCCCTTCATGAAGGGCGTCGTCATCGTCCAGTGA
- a CDS encoding ribonuclease H, giving the protein MRILVYADEACLGNGQEPPTPGGAGGLIEARDSSGRVERRDYFVAEADSTNNRMALRSAIAALELLSAKGRPQAIRFTSDSSYLVQGMRAWVPAWRARGWRRRGGAVENLELWQELVAAAERHAVTWQWVRGHAGHAKNEYANHLATRAAAGQRQSGGLVPSGFGAWLDAERAKGKYLDYDPDADVP; this is encoded by the coding sequence GTGCGGATCCTGGTGTACGCAGACGAAGCGTGCCTCGGCAACGGCCAGGAGCCGCCGACGCCTGGCGGTGCGGGCGGCCTGATCGAGGCACGCGACTCGTCCGGACGGGTCGAGCGCCGCGACTACTTCGTGGCCGAGGCCGATTCGACCAACAACCGGATGGCGCTGCGCTCCGCCATCGCCGCGCTGGAGCTGTTGAGCGCCAAGGGCCGCCCGCAGGCGATCCGATTCACCTCGGACTCCAGCTACCTGGTGCAGGGGATGCGGGCGTGGGTTCCCGCCTGGCGCGCCCGGGGCTGGCGGCGCCGGGGCGGCGCCGTCGAGAACCTCGAGCTGTGGCAGGAGCTCGTGGCCGCCGCCGAGCGGCACGCGGTGACCTGGCAATGGGTGCGCGGGCACGCCGGCCACGCCAAGAACGAGTACGCCAATCACCTGGCGACGCGCGCCGCCGCGGGGCAGCGGCAGTCCGGGGGACTGGTGCCGTCGGGCTTCGGCGCGTGGCTCGACGCCGAGCGCGCGAAGGGCAAGTACCTCGACTACGACCCCGACGCCGACGTGCCCTAG
- a CDS encoding universal stress protein: MFARLVVGLDGSAGSDAALETALSVARRFKTTIVLAVVTDIRLLEAPLFETAGSVWAEGMPAGPAAAELREALEERATRILEVAVAKVTEAGLPVETARATGMVEEELGRLAGDAEAIAVGRRGELHEGIGTLGRVTCHLIKRSPKPVLVAGDTPSRCERPLVAYDGGETSSHALELAARYAEALALPLAVVHVTDDAAAGDELLAQAAVYLSGRGAAFQTHRLAGEVVRAVTEFVSAYGADLLVAGAHGGRRRWALGSHAERLLKATTIPVIIQR, encoded by the coding sequence ATGTTTGCCCGGCTAGTGGTTGGACTCGACGGCTCCGCCGGCTCCGATGCCGCGCTCGAGACCGCCCTCAGTGTCGCCCGTCGCTTCAAGACCACCATCGTGCTGGCCGTCGTCACCGACATCCGGCTGCTCGAGGCCCCGCTGTTCGAGACTGCCGGTTCGGTCTGGGCCGAGGGCATGCCCGCCGGGCCCGCCGCCGCCGAGCTGCGGGAAGCGCTGGAGGAGCGCGCGACGCGGATTCTCGAGGTCGCGGTCGCGAAGGTGACGGAGGCCGGGCTCCCGGTGGAAACCGCCCGTGCGACCGGCATGGTCGAGGAGGAGCTGGGGCGGCTCGCCGGCGACGCCGAGGCCATCGCGGTGGGCAGGCGCGGGGAGCTGCACGAGGGGATCGGCACTCTGGGCCGCGTGACGTGCCACCTCATCAAGCGGTCCCCGAAGCCGGTCCTCGTGGCGGGGGACACGCCATCCCGGTGCGAGCGACCCCTCGTCGCGTACGACGGCGGTGAAACGAGCAGCCACGCGTTGGAGCTCGCCGCGCGCTACGCGGAGGCCCTCGCCCTGCCGCTGGCCGTCGTGCACGTCACCGATGACGCGGCCGCCGGCGACGAGCTGCTCGCGCAGGCTGCGGTGTACCTGTCGGGCCGCGGCGCGGCCTTCCAGACGCATCGCCTCGCCGGCGAGGTCGTGCGAGCCGTGACGGAGTTCGTTTCCGCCTATGGCGCGGACCTGCTGGTCGCGGGGGCGCACGGGGGCCGCCGCCGGTGGGCGCTGGGCTCGCACGCCGAGCGACTGCTCAAGGCAACCACCATCCCCGTCATCATCCAGCGCTGA